The genomic interval TGTCCGGAATTGCCGCCCCCGGACACTTTGATCGATGCGCGCAACTGGCCCACGTCGCAGAGGCGCAACGGCTCGGTAGCCACGATTCGGTCCATCGGGACCGAAAAGTACTCGTCCAAACGCTTGCCGTTGACGACCACGTTGCCTTTGCTGGAAAACAAGCGCACCCGGGCCGAGGCCTGCTTTCGCCTGCCCGTCCCGTAGTAGTACTTTTCGTCCGGCGCCAATGTCAATCCTTTTCGTTGGAACTGTTCAGCTGGGCAGCGTGCGGATGCTGGGAGCCGGCGTACACGTGCAGGCGTCGCAGCGAGCGTCGGCCAATCTTATTGCGCGGGAGCATGCCCTTGACCGCCAACCGCAGCACCCGGTCGGGGTGCTCGTCCAGCTGGGCCTGCAGCGTTTTCTCGCGCAAACCACCCGGATATCCGGAGTGGCGGTAATACACTTTCTGCTCGCGCTTGCGTCCGGTGACGGAGATGCGCTCGGCGTTTATCACCACTACGAAGTCACCCATGTCCAAGTTCGGCGAAAAGTCGGCCCGCCGCTTACCGCTGAGGATGCCGGCGATCCGGCTGGCCAGCCGCCCCAGAGTCTGGTCGGTCGCGTCCAGCAGGTGCCATTGCTTGTCCTGTTGCTGGGCGCGATCGGCCACATGGGTGCGAAAACTCTTAGGCATCTCCGGCCACCTCGTGGGCAATTCTGTCCGCCGACACCACCCGGCGGCCGTATTCGACCGACCGCAGCGTTAGCCCGTGGGCGGGCGCCGAAGGAGGGATCAATTCGCTCGCGCGGTCCACATCTAGCAGGGAAGCGAATTCGGATTCCTGCCAGCGCGACGACCCAACGTTAACCAATCCGCCCACGATCCGACGGACCATGCGGCGCGCGAATGCCGAGGCCCTGATATCGACCAACAGCAAATCGCCACGGCGATGGCAGAAGCAGTCGAATAGGTGCCTGATCACCGGGCCGGGCTCGGATGCGAATCGGCGAAAGTCGTGCACGCCGCGCAGGCGTTCGGCAGCCGCGTTCATCTGGTCGCAGCGCAGCGGTGTCGGAACGTGCCAGGTGTACTCGGCCTGCAGAGGCGAGCGTGCCGGTCGATTCAGAATCCGGTAGCGATAGGTCCGCGCCGAGGCCTTGCGCCGCGGATCGAATCCGTTTTCGGCCGTCTCAAGCTCGCGGACCGCCAGATCGGAGGGCAGTAACCCGTTCAACGCCCGTGCCAGTTCGGCATCGGCCAGCGGACCCACGTATTCGCAGGCCACGACCTGGCCTTCGGCGTGGACGCCGGAGTCGGTGCGACCGGCGCCCCAGATCCGTCCGGGCCGCCCGTTTAGCACCGCCAAGGCGCGTTCAAGCTCGCCCTGAACGGTGCGCGCTTTCGCCTGCAACTGGAATCCCGCAAATCCGGAGCCGTCGTACTCAACGGTCAGCCGCAGACGTCGGGTCATTGGTCAGATCAACTCGATCTGGGCAAGGCTGGCGCCGTCGCCCTTCCGCATACCGAGACGGTAGATGCGCGTGTAGCCACCCTGCCGGTCGGAGAACCGTTCGGCCAGCTGGCCGAACAGCTTGTCGATGACAATCTCGTCCTGCA from Chloroflexota bacterium carries:
- the rpsI gene encoding 30S ribosomal protein S9, which gives rise to MAPDEKYYYGTGRRKQASARVRLFSSKGNVVVNGKRLDEYFSVPMDRIVATEPLRLCDVGQLRASIKVSGGGNSGQAGAIRLGLARALNEFNPEFRPLLKSAGMLTRDARVKERKKPGLKRARKAPQFTKR
- the rplM gene encoding 50S ribosomal protein L13, producing the protein MPKSFRTHVADRAQQQDKQWHLLDATDQTLGRLASRIAGILSGKRRADFSPNLDMGDFVVVINAERISVTGRKREQKVYYRHSGYPGGLREKTLQAQLDEHPDRVLRLAVKGMLPRNKIGRRSLRRLHVYAGSQHPHAAQLNSSNEKD
- the truA gene encoding tRNA pseudouridine(38-40) synthase TruA — its product is MTRRLRLTVEYDGSGFAGFQLQAKARTVQGELERALAVLNGRPGRIWGAGRTDSGVHAEGQVVACEYVGPLADAELARALNGLLPSDLAVRELETAENGFDPRRKASARTYRYRILNRPARSPLQAEYTWHVPTPLRCDQMNAAAERLRGVHDFRRFASEPGPVIRHLFDCFCHRRGDLLLVDIRASAFARRMVRRIVGGLVNVGSSRWQESEFASLLDVDRASELIPPSAPAHGLTLRSVEYGRRVVSADRIAHEVAGDA